Proteins encoded by one window of Pseudochaenichthys georgianus chromosome 9, fPseGeo1.2, whole genome shotgun sequence:
- the LOC117452961 gene encoding rab5 GDP/GTP exchange factor-like: MSTDKQRGIHVSQEELLCKNSCGYYGNPVWQGFCSKCWREKARIAGASRQDTRPSNDGTPLTFSKFEEKKSTEKGRRINTMRRLFWGSPSPPKLQESSESHANVLKAYQSLGAGDFTGFLKILKSPSSQRLQSRCTAFLNTMEAYHDLPVQKQSDLVQDFYQSFAEYFNSFPEAQVTEIMEHVEKLIMTRLHKWVFCHDSCDDEQKDLALQRRIRSLNWITPQMLSVPFPDKKIEVTGDPFLPAITAIIEMDAKRAPQDKLACVSKCSQHVFEALSTSNSEPANADDFLSGLVYVVLKANPPRLHSNMQYVIRFGLPHSLMAGESGYYFTNLSCAVAFIEKLDGPALNLSQEEFEGYMLRQRAPSAGKRQRVVSDTQHLLEELQGRQEKLDQGMDSLSVQLQSWVHAVNSQLDEATAQFALVQTEVTAKTESSQVLSSSSHDALLQGDDKDESVLKLMDQHAGPQDTDC, translated from the exons ATGTCGACAGATAAGCAAAGGGGAATCCACGTTTCTCAGGAGGAGCTGCTCTGCAAGAATTCCTGTGGGTATTATGGAAACCCTGTGTGGCAAGGCTTCTGCTCCAAGTGCTGGAGAGAGAAAGCACGTATAGCTGGAGCTTCTAGGCAAGACACAAG GCCGAGCAATGATGGAACTCCTCTCACCTTCTCCAAATTTGAGGAGAAGAAAAGCACTGAGAAAGGACGTCGTATTAACACAATGAGGAGACTCTTTTGGGGCAGCCCATCCCCTCCTAAACTTCAAG AGTCTTCTGAAAGCCATGCTAATGTGCTAAAAGCTTACCAGAGCCTCGGGGCCGGGGACTTCACCGGTTTCCTGAAGATACTAAAGAGCCCTTCCTCACAGCGCTTGCAATCCCGATGTACAGCCTTCCTCAACACAATGGAAGCTTATCAT GATCTGCCGGTACAGAAGCAGTCAGATCTCGTGCAGGATTTCTACCAATCCTTTGCTGAATATTTTAACA GTTTTCCTGAGGCTCAGGTAACTGAAATAATGGAGCATGTGGAGAAGCTAATAATGACCCGGTTGCACAAATGGGTTTTCTGCCATGACAGCTGTGATGATGAACAGAAGGACCTGGCTCTCCAGAGAAGGATACG CTCTTTAAACTGGATCACTCCTCAGATGCTGAGCGTACCCTTCCCTGATAAAAAGATTGAAGTCACAGGCGATCCCTTCCTGCCTGCTATAACAG CCATAATTGAAATGGATGCCAAACGAGCGCCTCAGGACAAACTTGCATGTGTGTCCaaatgcagtcagcatgtctttGAAGCGCTCTCCACCTCGAACAGTGAGCCCGCTAATGCTGATGACTTCCTGTCAGGCTTGGTTTATGTGGTGCTGAAGGCCAATCCACCCCGCCTACACTCGAACATGCAATATGTGATTCGCTTTGGTCTTCCTCACAGTCTGATGGCGGGAGAGAGTGGATACTATTTCACTAACTTG TCATGTGCAGTGGCCTTCATCGAAAAGCTGGATGGACCGGCTCTCAACCTCAGTCAGGAGGAGTTTGAGGGCTACATGCTGCGTCAGCGTGCTCCTTCTGCAGGAAAGAGGCAGCGGGTTGTCAGTGACACACAACATCTGTTAGAAGAGCTTCAAGGCAGACAGGAGAAGCTCGACCAAGGGATGGATTCTCTTAGTGTGCAGCTACAGAGTTGGGTCCATGCTGTTAATTcacaactggatgaggccacagcTCAGTTTGCTCTGGTACAGACGGAGGTCACCGCTAAGACTGAGTCCTCACAGGTTTTATCATCCTCATCTCATGATGCATTACTGCAAGGTGACGATAAAGACGAGTCTGTGCTGAAGCTTATGGATCAACATGCAGGTCCACAAGATACAGACTGTTag